The nucleotide sequence TTTTGTCTTGGCTATCAGACCACCTTAAGATGCCAACACTTATAATTTCAACACTGATCCAGAATAAAAGTGAAATGCATAAAGATTTCAGTGTGTTATTTGTTAACTTTCTGCCTCTTCTCTTATGATGCCTAATATTTATGTCTCTGATTCCAAAGATCCAAGTATTTGAAATTCTGTGTTCAATAGTAAGAGTCATTTATATCTTATCCTATAGATATAAGTACATGGTTTCATACCTACTTACATTTGTAAGTACTGTCATTAACCTTCTCTAAGCTGCTTATTGCATAAGATCCTGTCTTTTGCTGTGAGAACATTCTGGAAGAGGAATGAGAGTCCAAAATTCAAAGTCTGATCATATCAAGCACTTTCAAAGTTTGATAGTCTTTGGCAATAtagttatattatttatttaatagaacAATAGAATCTGAGGGACTTAGAGATCTCTAAAGAAAAGTATTCCTGAGCATTAGGGAAAAAGGTCATTTTTGTCTTTGTCATTTTTTCCTCTCCACCCTTTAAGAAGCCATGAATATGTCAGGAGTCAACACAGTGACTGAATTCATACTCCTGAGTTTTCCCTGCTCCAGAGAGCTTCAGGTCCTCCTCTTCATGCTATTCTCTGTGTCCTACATCCTGACACTGGTGGGGAATGGGGCCATTGTCTGTGCAGTGAAGCTGGATCGCAGGCTCCATACCCCTATGTACATTCTGCTGGCCAACTTCTCCTTCTTGGAGATCTGTTACATCAACACCACTGTTCCCAATATGTTAAAGAACTTCCTATCTGAGACCAAAACCATCTCTTTCCCTGCCTGCTTCCTCCAGTTCTACTTCTTCTTCTCCATGGGCACCACTGAGACCTTCTTACTTCCCCTCATGGCTTTTGATCGGTACTTGGCCATCTGTCGGCCTCTCCACTATCCTACCATCATGAGCAGTCATCTTTGCGTGAACTTGGTGGCCCTCTGCTGGGTAACGGCCTTCCTCTGCTATCCAGTCCCTATCTCTTTTATCACACAACTCCCCTTTTGTGGCCCCAATACCATTGACCACTTTGTCTGTGACCCTGGTCCTCTTCTGGCCCTGTCCTGCATCCCTGCTCCTGGAATTGAGCTTTCCTGTTCTATATTGAGCTCTCTTATTATCTTCCTCACCTTCTTCTTTATCCTTGGGTCTTATACCCTGGTTCTCAGAGCAGTGTTGCATGTCCCTTCAGCAGCTGGCAGACGtaaggccttctccacctgtggtTCCCACTTGGTTGTAGTGTCACTGTTCTATGGAACCCTCATGGTCATGTACATTAGCCCAACCTCTGGAAATCCATCTGGGATACAGAAGATTGTAACCTTGTTCTACTCATCAGTGACCCCACTTGTAAACCCACTGATCTACACTCTCCGGAACAAGGACATGAAGGCTGCCTTAAGAAAAATGCAGATATGGACAAAAATTAGTCAAAGCGAATGAGAGCTCATGAGTGGATCAAGATCAGAACGATTATTTTATCCCATTTCTATTGCCAAAAGTTGgtctttattcttttgcacataGAGATGCAGATGtgaattcatctatttctgcCTAATAAAGTAATGGATAAGAGTTCACCCAATTAAACCAGACTTTGCCTGCAAATCAGGATTTGGTATATGTTAACTTGAGTTAAATGACCTGGATGTCTGAACTTTAGCTTCTTCTACCCTGACCTCCAATAACTGTTTACTCTTTTATCTGTGATCACATACCTAGTCCTTGACCTCATACTTTTTTGATCTCTATTAAGTGCATCCATTCTTGCACTTGTTTTTTTTTGGCCTAAAGATCTCTGCTCTACTCCTGCAGAAGAGTGGAGCTTTCACACTTGTTAAattcagaaaaaaggaaattagtgCCAATCAAATCATAATGGAACCCCCAATTTTTATTTAACTGGCATCCAAAAGGCTAATAATGCTCTACAACACTGTCTCTCAAACCTGTCTGTTTCATAATTATTTGGGGAGCTCTTTAAAAGAGCAGATTCCCAGACCTTTCTCCAAATCTCCTAAATCACAATCTTTGAAGAGGGCCCTGGAAATTCCTATTTTAATGTTACtcaggtgattctggtgcacCTTGAACTTATAGAGccattattttaagtaaatatataaCGTGGACAGACAAATAAAAATCTGATATTAGTTGGGAaaagtgaaagaagttacaatGAGCACTATAGGTTTCTGAAAAGCACATGACAGTAGCAGAAGTTTCATTTCCTGCCTTGATCTTCAAGTCCTccctttataaaataagaaatagagtACATTCTTCTTACCTTTTACTACCTGTGAAACATAATTAAGATATCTGGAaataggtttacattttaaaagaagattggcatgTAGTGGCATTAGAATTTGGGTTAGTTCTACATGAGGGAAGGTTGAGTTGAGCCAAAGCCCCAAAGagataaaaacagagagagagcaaAAGTCAGTGATTCTAAGATACTGAGATGAAGATGGATGCAGAGGAATGTGATGACAGCTCTAGGTGATTGGGCCCAACAATTTGGTCAAAACTAAGTTGGTCATTTGGTGTCTGCGGTTGATGcatttcattccttcattcaataaaaatttatttacctCTTTGATGTGCACTGGAATTACATCAATGTATAAAGTCCCTGCCTCTGtaaaacttacattctagtgagggagACACATAATAAGCAGATAAATGCATAAATCTGTAATTCTAGAAGTCATAagaaatacaaaaagaataaaagagagtgTAAATGTAAAAGTTGTTGGGGTAGGATAGGGCATAATTTAGATCAGATGGTCAGAGaatgtttttgtgaggaggtgATATTTCAAAATAAGGAGAAAAGCCATGCAAAGATCTAGGAGAATTAAGTTCCACTTAAGTGCAGGTATAATTATGGAGTTTTCAAAGATAATAAAAGTTAATTTTGGCTATCCAGAGGAAAATGGTATATAAGACTGGAGAGGTAGGTGTTATCGGATCATCTAGAACTTACTAGGAAACAATAAAAAGTGTTTTATCTGAACTTTGGGGAAGCCTGTTCAATACCATATA is from Diceros bicornis minor isolate mBicDic1 chromosome 5, mDicBic1.mat.cur, whole genome shotgun sequence and encodes:
- the LOC131405336 gene encoding olfactory receptor 11H6-like gives rise to the protein MNMSGVNTVTEFILLSFPCSRELQVLLFMLFSVSYILTLVGNGAIVCAVKLDRRLHTPMYILLANFSFLEICYINTTVPNMLKNFLSETKTISFPACFLQFYFFFSMGTTETFLLPLMAFDRYLAICRPLHYPTIMSSHLCVNLVALCWVTAFLCYPVPISFITQLPFCGPNTIDHFVCDPGPLLALSCIPAPGIELSCSILSSLIIFLTFFFILGSYTLVLRAVLHVPSAAGRRKAFSTCGSHLVVVSLFYGTLMVMYISPTSGNPSGIQKIVTLFYSSVTPLVNPLIYTLRNKDMKAALRKMQIWTKISQSE